The proteins below come from a single uncultured delta proteobacterium genomic window:
- a CDS encoding Radical SAM domain protein codes for MARYYMPGPDEGLLQKIFTWARTGKRFRPSFPRAVEFQTLSTCNATCIFCPHSQSPKEIPHGRMDDSLIHKIIDECAKHMVGRISPYLTNEPLMDKRMPDILREIKKKCVFPVKTKINTNAGLLTEDVAKKLIEAKLDQLWISVNGYSEETYRESMGLDFSRTMTNINTFLDMKKTMGAKRPKVIVTTIRTKLVENELEKAREYWAARDVDFRIHSLDNRSGEEAASALRPEARKPAPKRNCDLFLKQAYIVENGDMIICCHDWRQTVKVGNVAKTSISEVWNSDYFKGLIYEYYSEKFDNIEICRNCM; via the coding sequence ATGGCGCGGTACTACATGCCCGGCCCGGACGAGGGGCTGTTGCAAAAAATATTCACCTGGGCCAGGACCGGTAAGCGGTTCCGCCCGTCATTTCCCAGGGCGGTGGAATTCCAGACGCTCTCCACCTGTAACGCCACCTGCATATTTTGCCCGCATTCCCAGAGCCCCAAGGAAATTCCCCACGGCCGCATGGACGATTCCCTGATCCACAAAATCATCGATGAATGCGCGAAACATATGGTCGGCCGCATCAGCCCCTACCTGACCAACGAGCCGCTGATGGACAAGCGCATGCCCGATATCCTGCGGGAAATCAAAAAGAAATGCGTCTTTCCGGTCAAGACCAAGATCAATACCAACGCGGGGCTCCTGACAGAGGATGTCGCGAAGAAACTTATCGAAGCCAAACTCGACCAGCTCTGGATCAGCGTCAACGGCTACTCCGAAGAAACATACCGTGAGTCCATGGGGCTGGATTTTTCCCGGACCATGACGAACATCAACACGTTCCTGGATATGAAGAAAACCATGGGCGCCAAGCGGCCCAAGGTCATCGTCACGACCATCAGAACGAAACTGGTGGAAAACGAACTGGAAAAAGCCAGGGAGTACTGGGCCGCGCGGGATGTGGACTTCCGCATCCACAGCCTCGACAACCGCAGCGGCGAGGAAGCGGCAAGCGCCCTCAGGCCGGAGGCGCGCAAACCCGCGCCCAAGCGCAATTGCGATCTTTTCCTCAAACAGGCTTATATCGTGGAGAACGGGGACATGATTATCTGCTGCCACGACTGGCGGCAGACCGTCAAGGTGGGCAACGTCGCCAAAACGTCCATCAGCGAGGTCTGGAACTCGGACTATTTCAAAGGCCTGATCTACGAATATTACAGCGAAAAATTCGACAACATCGAAATCTGCCGCAACTGCATGTAG
- the rplQ gene encoding 50S ribosomal protein L17, translated as MRHRNSGRKLSRTPAHRKALFRNMAKALLTYGRITTTEAKAKEIRGVVEPLITLGLQNDLHARRQAYRVLGCHKLVKRLFDDIAPAYAGIPGGFTRISKLALPRKGDAAPMAVIELLKETPAPADAADAKPKKVAKPKAAKPKEEGAEDAKKSKAPAKPRATKAAAPKAARAPKAAPKASAPKKMKIGGE; from the coding sequence ATGAGGCATAGAAATTCCGGGCGCAAACTGAGCCGGACTCCCGCTCACCGCAAAGCGCTGTTCCGTAACATGGCAAAAGCCCTTTTGACCTACGGACGCATTACGACTACTGAAGCAAAAGCCAAAGAGATCCGCGGTGTTGTTGAACCCCTGATCACCCTTGGCCTGCAAAACGACCTGCATGCCCGCCGCCAGGCGTACCGCGTGCTGGGTTGCCACAAACTTGTGAAGCGTCTTTTTGACGACATCGCGCCCGCGTATGCCGGCATTCCCGGCGGCTTTACGCGCATCTCCAAGCTTGCGCTTCCCCGCAAGGGCGATGCGGCCCCCATGGCCGTGATCGAACTCTTGAAAGAAACGCCCGCTCCGGCCGACGCGGCTGACGCCAAACCCAAGAAGGTTGCCAAGCCCAAAGCCGCGAAGCCGAAGGAAGAGGGCGCCGAGGACGCGAAAAAGTCCAAGGCTCCTGCCAAGCCGCGTGCCACCAAGGCCGCCGCTCCCAAGGCTGCCAGAGCTCCCAAAGCCGCTCCCAAGGCCTCCGCTCCCAAAAAGATGAAAATCGGCGGCGAATAA
- a CDS encoding hypothetical protein (Evidence 5 : No homology to any previously reported sequences), which translates to MSDNWDELEKPLRQLLGQVKANLSASERREIEEYINGNEFDAAMEALVDFLAEKTEPISKPALASARKLATAMELDGELKRINTVLAKKTG; encoded by the coding sequence ATGAGTGACAATTGGGATGAACTGGAGAAGCCGCTGCGCCAGTTGCTGGGCCAGGTGAAGGCCAATCTCAGCGCTTCGGAGCGCCGGGAGATTGAAGAGTACATCAACGGGAACGAATTTGATGCAGCCATGGAAGCCCTGGTGGACTTCCTTGCGGAGAAAACCGAGCCGATCTCCAAACCCGCCCTTGCTTCTGCGCGTAAATTGGCAACCGCTATGGAGCTTGACGGCGAGCTGAAACGGATAAATACCGTTCTGGCGAAGAAGACCGGCTGA
- the rpsM gene encoding 30S ribosomal subunit protein S13 (Evidence 2a : Function of homologous gene experimentally demonstrated in an other organism; PubMedId : 10094780, 12244297, 12809609, 2989779, 3279034, 330375, 6154696, 6793240, 8193163, 9226267; Product type s : structure) — MARIAGVDLPRGKRADIALTYIYGVGRATALKILDVTGVDWTRGIDDLSADEINEIRKELEQNHKVEGDLRREVAGNIKRLMDIGCYRGLRHRKGLPVHGQRTHTNARTRKGPRRGATPKKK, encoded by the coding sequence GTGGCCAGAATCGCTGGAGTTGACCTGCCCAGAGGCAAGCGCGCGGATATCGCCCTGACGTATATTTATGGCGTCGGCCGGGCTACCGCGCTGAAGATTCTTGACGTGACCGGCGTTGATTGGACGCGCGGCATCGACGACCTTTCCGCCGACGAGATCAATGAGATCCGTAAAGAACTCGAACAAAATCATAAAGTTGAAGGCGATCTCCGTCGTGAAGTCGCCGGCAACATCAAGCGGCTTATGGATATCGGCTGCTACCGTGGCCTCAGGCACAGAAAGGGCCTGCCGGTGCATGGGCAGCGCACGCATACCAACGCGCGCACCCGCAAAGGCCCGCGCAGAGGCGCGACGCCCAAGAAAAAATAG
- the rpsK gene encoding 30S ribosomal subunit protein S11 (Evidence 2a : Function of homologous gene experimentally demonstrated in an other organism; PubMedId : 10094780, 11684020, 12244297, 12809609, 2989779, 6349681, 7000779, 7007074, 7020604; Product type s : structure): protein MAKAKRAVKKREKKNVPVGLVHIQASFNNTIITFTDTRGNAVSWASAGQAGFKGSRKSTPFAAQVAAEQAARRAQENGMRTVGIYVQGPGTGRESAMRAVNQAGFRVAFIRDVTPIPHNGCRPPKRRRV, encoded by the coding sequence ATGGCTAAAGCCAAACGTGCTGTTAAGAAACGCGAGAAGAAAAACGTTCCTGTGGGGCTGGTGCATATTCAGGCCTCCTTCAACAATACGATCATCACCTTTACCGATACCCGCGGTAACGCGGTCTCCTGGGCTTCCGCCGGCCAGGCCGGCTTCAAGGGCTCGCGTAAGTCGACGCCCTTTGCCGCACAGGTTGCCGCCGAGCAGGCTGCCCGCCGCGCACAGGAAAACGGCATGCGCACCGTCGGCATTTATGTGCAGGGTCCCGGCACCGGCCGTGAGTCCGCCATGCGTGCCGTGAACCAGGCCGGTTTCCGCGTGGCTTTCATCCGGGACGTTACCCCCATTCCGCATAACGGATGCCGCCCGCCCAAGCGGCGCCGGGTCTAA
- a CDS encoding conserved hypothetical protein (Evidence 4 : Homologs of previously reported genes of unknown function) — MRTIRLGSTGLQVTGVSFGALPIQRISLDEAVRILRRALEAGVNFYDTAHVYSDSEEKMGVAFAGLRDNIIIATKSMSGTGAEVAKDIDTSLAKLKTDYIDVLQIHNPSTVPVPDDGTGRYEAMLAAKQAGKIRHIGLTNHRIERAEAAADSGLYEVIQYPFSLLSSLKEQDFARRCKDLDIGFIAMKALSGGLVRHIPAAYAFMRRFENVVPIWGIQRMEELEEFLALEANPPAWDATMQAQVEEERNALGKNFCRGCGYCLPCPVGIPIPMLARMRLFLERAVWRKEITPEAQAKNAKADECINCGDCASRCPYELDPAALVKENYAYYKAFVAEKKASGAI, encoded by the coding sequence ATGAGAACCATCCGGCTCGGCAGTACCGGTTTGCAGGTCACCGGCGTCAGCTTCGGCGCATTGCCCATCCAGCGCATTTCCCTCGACGAGGCGGTCCGCATTTTGCGCCGCGCCCTTGAGGCGGGCGTCAACTTTTACGATACGGCCCACGTCTATTCGGACAGCGAGGAAAAAATGGGCGTGGCCTTCGCCGGCCTGCGGGATAACATCATCATCGCCACCAAAAGCATGAGCGGAACGGGCGCGGAAGTGGCAAAGGACATCGATACCAGCCTTGCAAAGCTCAAGACAGACTATATTGATGTGCTCCAGATCCACAACCCGTCCACCGTGCCCGTGCCCGATGACGGAACAGGCCGGTACGAGGCCATGCTCGCCGCGAAGCAAGCGGGCAAAATCCGCCACATCGGGCTGACGAACCACCGCATCGAGCGGGCGGAGGCAGCCGCGGATTCCGGCCTGTACGAAGTGATCCAGTACCCGTTCAGTCTCCTGTCCTCGCTGAAAGAGCAGGATTTCGCCCGCCGGTGCAAGGACCTCGATATCGGGTTTATCGCCATGAAAGCCCTTTCCGGCGGGCTCGTGCGCCATATTCCGGCGGCGTACGCCTTCATGCGCCGGTTCGAGAACGTGGTGCCCATCTGGGGTATCCAGCGGATGGAAGAGCTTGAGGAGTTCCTTGCCCTGGAAGCCAACCCGCCCGCCTGGGATGCAACCATGCAGGCCCAGGTGGAAGAAGAGCGGAACGCGCTCGGCAAGAATTTCTGCCGCGGGTGCGGCTATTGCCTGCCGTGCCCGGTCGGCATCCCCATTCCCATGCTCGCCCGCATGCGGTTGTTCCTGGAACGCGCCGTCTGGCGCAAAGAAATTACTCCCGAAGCCCAGGCGAAAAACGCCAAGGCGGACGAGTGTATCAACTGCGGGGATTGCGCCTCCCGCTGTCCTTATGAGCTTGACCCCGCCGCGCTGGTTAAAGAGAATTACGCCTATTACAAGGCGTTCGTGGCGGAGAAAAAGGCTTCGGGCGCGATATAG
- a CDS encoding Pyruvate carboxyltransferase: MEGKMVWPAKVTICEVGLRDGIQNETKILSVEEKLALLDAVVASGIRVVEIGSFVHPKAVPQMANTGELAKAMKRAEGVEYRVLVPNLKGLERAHDAGITKAKLTVSVSETHCMANFNQTPLQMMEGFKPCVEFAAKNGIAISGALSSAWGCAWEGKIPAAQIEKITRAFLDLGITELSLSDATGMANPRHIYELGGYMRKTFPQVTWVLHLHNTRGMALACATAALQAGITVFDGAFAGFGGCNFIPDASGNVATEDLIHMLHEMNVDTGVDLVRAMETGRLAESLLGHRGDSYVLRAGRCVDLTTKQAAKQNNT; this comes from the coding sequence ATGGAAGGGAAGATGGTTTGGCCTGCGAAGGTGACGATCTGCGAAGTCGGGCTGCGGGACGGCATCCAGAACGAAACAAAAATCCTGAGCGTCGAAGAGAAACTCGCGCTCCTGGATGCCGTTGTCGCATCCGGGATCAGGGTCGTTGAAATAGGTTCCTTCGTGCACCCCAAAGCCGTTCCGCAGATGGCGAACACCGGGGAACTGGCCAAGGCCATGAAGCGCGCGGAGGGCGTGGAATACCGCGTGCTCGTGCCAAACCTCAAGGGGCTGGAGCGGGCCCATGACGCGGGCATCACCAAGGCCAAGCTCACGGTGAGCGTCAGCGAAACCCACTGCATGGCCAATTTCAACCAGACGCCGTTGCAGATGATGGAAGGGTTCAAACCGTGCGTGGAGTTCGCGGCCAAGAACGGCATCGCCATTTCCGGCGCGCTTTCCTCCGCCTGGGGCTGCGCCTGGGAAGGCAAGATCCCCGCCGCCCAGATTGAGAAGATCACCCGGGCGTTCCTGGATCTCGGCATCACCGAGCTTTCCCTGTCCGACGCCACGGGCATGGCGAACCCGCGCCATATCTATGAATTGGGCGGGTATATGCGCAAAACCTTCCCGCAGGTAACCTGGGTGCTGCATCTGCACAATACCCGCGGCATGGCGCTTGCCTGCGCGACGGCCGCGCTCCAGGCGGGCATCACCGTGTTTGACGGCGCGTTCGCCGGGTTCGGCGGCTGCAACTTCATCCCGGACGCCAGCGGCAACGTGGCCACCGAAGATCTTATCCACATGCTCCACGAAATGAACGTGGACACGGGGGTTGATCTGGTCAGGGCCATGGAGACCGGCAGGCTGGCGGAATCGCTTCTCGGGCACCGGGGCGACAGTTACGTGCTGCGTGCCGGGCGGTGTGTGGATCTGACCACCAAACAGGCCGCGAAGCAGAACAACACGTAA
- the map gene encoding Methionine aminopeptidase codes for MKKYRGVFLKNANEIAVMREANRLVAVALNEMEAAVRPGVTTMLFEEIARDFCARHKVTPSFLGYLDFPFALCCSVNEEVVHGFPSDKRVVNEGDIVSFDFGVILDGFHGDSARTVGVGAVSEQTQKLMDVTRESLSKGIAAARVGNNLNDIGIAVQRHVEAHGFSVIRRFVGHGIGRHLHEKPEIPNYFAPGLPDLPLQEGMVLAIEPMVATGSYEVAIQDDGWTAVMRDGGMSAHFEHTVVVAHDGPQILSLP; via the coding sequence GTGAAGAAATACCGCGGCGTTTTTTTGAAAAACGCCAACGAAATAGCTGTGATGCGCGAGGCAAACCGTTTGGTTGCCGTGGCTCTGAACGAAATGGAAGCCGCAGTGCGCCCTGGCGTCACAACCATGCTCTTTGAAGAAATAGCCCGCGACTTTTGCGCGCGGCATAAGGTTACGCCTTCGTTCCTGGGATACTTGGATTTCCCGTTTGCCCTGTGTTGCTCGGTGAACGAGGAAGTCGTGCACGGGTTTCCCTCGGACAAACGTGTGGTCAACGAGGGGGACATCGTCAGTTTCGACTTCGGCGTCATCCTCGACGGCTTTCACGGCGACTCGGCCCGCACTGTCGGGGTGGGCGCCGTGTCCGAGCAGACGCAAAAACTCATGGACGTGACGCGCGAATCATTGTCCAAGGGGATAGCGGCTGCGCGCGTGGGCAATAACCTGAACGATATCGGCATTGCCGTGCAGCGGCATGTTGAGGCGCACGGTTTTTCGGTTATCCGGCGGTTTGTGGGGCACGGCATCGGCCGTCACCTGCATGAGAAGCCGGAAATACCGAACTACTTCGCCCCGGGCCTGCCGGACCTTCCCTTGCAGGAAGGCATGGTGCTCGCCATTGAACCCATGGTCGCGACCGGCTCTTACGAGGTTGCGATCCAGGATGACGGCTGGACCGCGGTGATGCGCGACGGCGGCATGTCCGCCCATTTTGAGCATACGGTCGTCGTGGCTCACGACGGCCCGCAGATATTAAGCCTTCCGTGA
- the secY gene encoding preprotein translocase membrane subunit (Evidence 2a : Function of homologous gene experimentally demonstrated in an other organism; PubMedId : 10348856, 1633829, 2007553, 2202723, 2254269, 2646297, 2828030, 6222285, 7889938, 8253067, 9564033; Product type t : transporter) translates to MALSGVENLARVPELRKKLLWTALLLVAYRLGVHVPVPGIDAVALKEFFASVQNTLFGIFDMFSGGGLSNLSVFALGVMPYISASIIMQLLQVVSPDIKRMAKEEGQAGRKKLTQYTRYGTVLITIVQGFGLATVLESMHSPITNAPLVIMTGLSFKLVTVITMTAGTVLIMWLGEQITERGIGNGISLIIFSGIVTGLPRAIVHSIELIGAGTFSIFQVIILVVFMLAVLVGIVFVERAQRRIPIHYAKRQVGRKMYGGQTTHLPLKVNTAGVIPPIFASSLLIFPATVASFSTAPWLQQVASWFSPQTVLYNVLFVSLIVFFCFFYTAIIFDPKDIAENLKKQGGFIPGIRPGSKTREYIDRVLTRITFWGAIYISLVCVIPQVLMSQFAVPFYFGGTSLLIVVGVAMDFMGQLESHLISRQYEGLMGKTRLKGRS, encoded by the coding sequence GTGGCACTTTCCGGTGTAGAAAATCTGGCGCGCGTCCCGGAGCTTCGCAAGAAGCTCCTTTGGACCGCGCTTCTGCTGGTGGCTTACCGGCTGGGCGTGCATGTGCCCGTGCCGGGCATTGACGCCGTCGCGCTGAAAGAGTTTTTTGCCTCCGTGCAGAACACGCTTTTCGGCATTTTCGACATGTTCTCCGGCGGCGGCCTTTCCAACCTGTCGGTCTTCGCCCTCGGGGTCATGCCCTACATTTCCGCGTCCATCATCATGCAGCTTCTGCAGGTGGTGAGCCCGGACATCAAGCGCATGGCCAAGGAAGAAGGGCAGGCCGGCCGTAAAAAACTGACGCAGTACACCCGGTACGGCACCGTGCTTATCACCATCGTGCAGGGCTTCGGCCTCGCCACGGTGCTGGAAAGCATGCACAGCCCCATTACGAACGCGCCGCTCGTGATTATGACGGGCCTCTCGTTCAAGCTGGTCACGGTCATCACCATGACCGCCGGGACCGTGCTTATCATGTGGCTCGGCGAGCAGATCACCGAGCGGGGCATCGGCAACGGCATCTCGCTTATCATCTTCTCGGGCATCGTCACGGGGCTTCCCCGCGCGATCGTGCACTCCATCGAACTCATCGGCGCGGGCACGTTCAGCATTTTCCAGGTCATTATCCTGGTCGTCTTCATGCTGGCGGTGCTGGTGGGCATTGTGTTTGTGGAACGGGCGCAACGGCGCATTCCCATCCACTACGCCAAACGCCAGGTGGGCCGTAAGATGTACGGCGGACAGACCACGCACCTGCCCCTGAAAGTGAACACAGCGGGCGTCATTCCGCCGATCTTCGCATCCAGCCTGCTTATCTTCCCGGCGACGGTGGCGAGTTTCTCCACCGCTCCCTGGCTGCAGCAGGTGGCGAGCTGGTTCTCGCCGCAGACGGTGCTGTACAACGTGCTGTTCGTTTCCCTGATCGTGTTCTTCTGCTTCTTCTACACCGCCATCATCTTTGATCCCAAAGACATCGCGGAAAACCTGAAGAAGCAGGGCGGGTTCATACCGGGCATCCGTCCCGGCAGCAAAACCCGCGAGTACATTGACAGGGTGCTCACCCGCATTACATTCTGGGGCGCGATCTATATTTCCCTGGTCTGCGTGATTCCCCAGGTGCTGATGAGCCAGTTCGCGGTACCGTTTTATTTCGGCGGCACGAGCCTTCTCATTGTGGTGGGCGTCGCCATGGACTTCATGGGTCAGCTTGAATCGCATCTGATTTCACGTCAGTACGAAGGGCTGATGGGCAAAACCCGCCTGAAAGGGCGGAGCTGA
- the rfaF gene encoding Lipopolysaccharide heptosyltransferase II → MTKIGVWNTAFLGDAILTLPLLQTLRAAYPDAVIDFWVRKGFKGLFASHPALTNVYEYDKRGRDKGALQALRLGRALGRERYGLWISAHGSLRSGMLARWSSAKVRIGYAEPRANAWFYTHTVPRLFTEFEEVERLLRLLLPLDLGARGVPLSGWPDIVLPQEAADAAERFFASLAAERAAPVLGVHPGSIWGTKRWPLEYFAAIAAKAAREGARVLVFGGPGDEEAMAEETVSLAVNELSKEDGKSIINLAAKLSLPELAAFIGRLSCYLTNDSGPMHLAWPQKTPVTALFGPTVRELGFFPRGEGATVMELPLPCRPCGLHGPQECPLQHHKCMRDMTPEMVWPDVAAKMFATXTLSTASSARRARRALLFPAISRPKPFSPPRTPCNRRNSL, encoded by the coding sequence ATGACCAAGATCGGCGTATGGAACACGGCATTTCTCGGGGACGCCATCCTCACGTTGCCTTTGCTGCAAACCTTGCGCGCGGCCTACCCGGATGCGGTCATCGATTTTTGGGTCCGCAAGGGATTCAAGGGTTTGTTCGCGTCCCACCCGGCGCTGACGAACGTGTACGAATACGACAAACGCGGCCGGGACAAGGGCGCGCTGCAAGCGCTCCGCCTTGGCCGCGCCCTGGGCCGCGAACGCTACGGGTTGTGGATTTCCGCCCACGGGAGTTTGCGCAGCGGCATGCTGGCCCGCTGGAGCAGCGCCAAGGTGCGCATCGGCTACGCGGAACCCAGGGCCAACGCCTGGTTCTATACCCATACGGTCCCGAGGCTGTTTACGGAATTTGAGGAAGTGGAGCGGCTGCTCCGCCTCCTCCTGCCGCTGGATCTCGGCGCGCGCGGCGTGCCGCTTTCCGGCTGGCCGGATATAGTGCTGCCCCAGGAGGCGGCGGATGCGGCTGAACGGTTTTTCGCCTCCCTCGCGGCGGAGCGGGCAGCGCCCGTTCTCGGCGTGCATCCGGGGTCCATCTGGGGCACCAAGCGCTGGCCCCTGGAATATTTCGCCGCCATTGCGGCTAAGGCCGCGCGGGAAGGCGCGCGGGTCCTGGTGTTCGGCGGCCCCGGCGATGAAGAGGCCATGGCGGAGGAAACCGTCTCCCTTGCGGTGAACGAGTTGTCCAAAGAAGACGGCAAGAGTATCATCAATCTCGCGGCCAAGCTCTCTTTGCCGGAACTCGCCGCCTTTATCGGCCGTCTTTCCTGCTATTTGACCAACGACTCCGGCCCCATGCATCTGGCCTGGCCCCAGAAAACGCCGGTCACGGCCCTTTTCGGCCCCACGGTGCGGGAACTGGGGTTTTTCCCCAGAGGCGAAGGCGCGACGGTCATGGAACTGCCGCTTCCCTGCCGCCCGTGCGGGCTGCACGGCCCGCAGGAATGCCCGTTGCAGCACCACAAGTGCATGCGCGACATGACGCCGGAGATGGTCTGGCCCGACGTCGCGGCCAAAATGTTCGCTACGCNAACTTTGTCAACGGCCTCGAGCGCCCGCCGGGCCCGGCGAGCGCTCCTTTTTCCGGCTATATCGCGCCCGAAGCCTTTTTCTCCGCCACGAACGCCTTGTAATAGGCGTAATTCTCTTTAA
- the rpoA gene encoding DNA-directed RNA polymerase subunit alpha, translating to MSMLKKQGDRLINARNWCELVKPEQIVRDSEPGDTQYGKFVCEPLERGYATTLGNALRRVLLASLQGAALVAVKISGVQHEFTTIPGVLEDVTNVVLNLKQVRLAMDTDEPQRLALDVKGKGLVTAGQIAVNQNVQVLNPELPLFTMTEDIELSIELEARMGKSYVPADMHEGLAEEIGLITLDASFSPIRKVAYSVEQARVGQMTNYDKLILEVWTDGSVTPEDAIAYSAKILKDQISVFINFDERIAGAGQGASSGLSDLNENVFKSIDELELSVRATNCLKSANIDLVGELVQKTEGEMLKTKNFGRKSLDEIRKVLGEMKLDFGMKIDNFEKKYQEWKGKQQNEA from the coding sequence ATGAGCATGCTCAAAAAACAAGGCGACAGACTAATTAACGCCCGCAACTGGTGTGAACTGGTCAAGCCGGAACAGATCGTTCGCGATTCCGAGCCCGGCGACACCCAGTATGGCAAGTTTGTCTGCGAACCGCTGGAACGCGGTTACGCGACAACGCTTGGCAACGCCCTGCGCCGCGTGCTGCTTGCCTCGCTCCAGGGCGCTGCCCTGGTCGCTGTGAAGATTTCCGGCGTGCAGCATGAGTTTACCACCATTCCCGGCGTCCTTGAGGACGTCACCAACGTGGTGCTGAATTTGAAACAGGTGCGCCTCGCCATGGATACGGACGAGCCGCAGCGCCTGGCGCTCGACGTGAAAGGCAAAGGCCTTGTCACGGCCGGGCAGATAGCGGTCAACCAGAACGTGCAGGTGCTCAACCCCGAGCTGCCGCTGTTCACGATGACTGAGGATATTGAGCTTTCCATCGAACTCGAAGCGCGCATGGGCAAAAGCTATGTCCCGGCGGACATGCACGAAGGTCTTGCCGAGGAAATCGGCCTGATTACCCTTGATGCGAGCTTCTCGCCGATCCGCAAGGTAGCCTATTCCGTGGAACAGGCCCGCGTCGGCCAGATGACGAACTACGACAAGCTCATTCTGGAAGTATGGACCGACGGGTCTGTTACCCCCGAGGACGCTATCGCGTATTCCGCGAAGATCCTCAAGGACCAGATTTCCGTATTCATCAACTTTGACGAACGCATCGCGGGCGCGGGCCAGGGCGCAAGTTCCGGCCTTTCCGACCTCAACGAGAACGTGTTCAAGTCCATTGACGAACTGGAGCTTTCCGTTCGCGCAACCAACTGCCTGAAGAGCGCCAATATTGACCTCGTGGGCGAGCTGGTGCAGAAGACCGAAGGCGAAATGCTCAAAACCAAGAACTTCGGCCGCAAGTCCCTTGATGAAATCCGCAAGGTGCTGGGCGAGATGAAACTTGATTTCGGCATGAAGATCGATAATTTCGAAAAGAAATATCAGGAATGGAAGGGGAAGCAGCAAAATGAGGCATAG
- a CDS encoding Formyl-CoA transferase: MAGPLEGVRVLDASAVIAAPFGAAMLGDFGAEVIKVEMPGKGDTGRAMGPLWEGKSVRWPTFSRNKKTVTLDLRREEGKNIFLKLVEKSDIIFENFRTGTFDKWGLDYETLKKHNPGIILIRVTGYGQTGPYAKLAGFGTPATAFSGYTALSGFPDSPPVSPPISLADYVAGLYGAYAALMCLYYRDVKKGGGQEADVSLYEGLFRWLEGNIGYFDKTGENRDRAPTIAGSASPSGTYQTRDGKWAVLVCSTDKTFEYLAKAIGREDMVADPRFCTNGQRVKHSDLVDEVVINWFREHDWEYIKKHLDEYGAPVNLVYTMEDIFADPHYAARKNIVEIEHPELGTIRMPSVTPILSKTPGAIKWAGAGLGAYNEDVFGTLLGMGKEEIAKLREEGII, encoded by the coding sequence ATGGCGGGACCCTTGGAAGGCGTGCGCGTTCTCGACGCGTCGGCTGTTATCGCTGCGCCGTTCGGCGCGGCCATGCTCGGCGACTTCGGCGCCGAGGTCATCAAAGTGGAAATGCCCGGCAAGGGCGATACCGGGCGCGCCATGGGGCCCCTTTGGGAAGGGAAGTCCGTGCGTTGGCCGACGTTTTCGCGCAACAAGAAAACCGTCACGCTGGATTTACGCCGGGAGGAGGGCAAAAATATCTTCCTCAAGCTGGTCGAGAAGAGTGACATCATTTTTGAAAATTTCCGTACCGGCACGTTCGATAAATGGGGTCTGGACTACGAAACGCTGAAAAAACACAATCCCGGGATCATTCTGATCCGCGTCACAGGCTACGGCCAGACAGGTCCCTACGCCAAACTCGCCGGGTTCGGCACGCCGGCCACGGCCTTTTCCGGGTACACCGCGCTCAGCGGTTTTCCGGACAGCCCGCCGGTCAGCCCCCCGATATCGCTGGCCGACTATGTGGCCGGGCTCTACGGCGCTTACGCGGCCTTGATGTGCCTGTACTACCGCGACGTGAAGAAGGGCGGGGGCCAGGAAGCGGACGTCAGTCTGTACGAAGGGTTGTTCCGCTGGCTTGAGGGCAACATCGGCTATTTTGACAAAACGGGTGAAAACAGGGACCGTGCGCCGACCATCGCCGGTTCCGCCAGCCCCTCCGGCACGTATCAGACCCGCGACGGCAAGTGGGCCGTGCTGGTTTGCAGCACGGACAAAACGTTCGAGTATCTCGCCAAAGCCATCGGCCGGGAAGACATGGTCGCGGACCCGCGTTTTTGCACCAACGGCCAGCGGGTGAAGCACAGCGATCTGGTGGACGAGGTCGTCATCAACTGGTTCAGGGAACACGACTGGGAGTATATCAAAAAGCACCTCGACGAATATGGCGCGCCCGTCAACCTTGTGTACACCATGGAAGATATTTTCGCGGACCCGCACTACGCGGCCAGGAAAAATATCGTGGAAATCGAACACCCGGAACTGGGCACGATCCGCATGCCGAGCGTGACCCCCATCCTTTCCAAAACGCCCGGCGCGATCAAGTGGGCGGGAGCGGGTTTGGGGGCCTACAACGAGGACGTGTTCGGCACGCTCCTGGGCATGGGCAAGGAAGAGATAGCGAAGCTCCGGGAAGAAGGCATTATTTAA